A single Triticum dicoccoides isolate Atlit2015 ecotype Zavitan chromosome 2A, WEW_v2.0, whole genome shotgun sequence DNA region contains:
- the LOC119358540 gene encoding zealexin A1 synthase-like, with the protein MEPAALPLLWSVVPLIIVLFLLVIKIYTSSPAGKRLPPGPWQLPLVGSLHHFLLSRHGDLPHRVLRELSRKHVPLMLLRFGAVPTLVVSSAEAAREVLKTHDAAFASRHLTPTLDIFSRGGQDILFSPYGDLWRQLRRICLLELMSARRVLSFRHIREDEVAALIGYITDECARGGGCTVVEIGQLITRTVNDIVVRSAVGGRCPRRDEFLHVLDRSVKLAGGFNLSDLYPSSALARWLSGALRETERCNRKARAIMDDFIRERVDGAGESTEDLLGVLLRVQKDGGAQCSLDLTTDIITTVVQEMFVAGSETSSTTLEWAMSELVRNPRVLHKAQAEVREALHGRSKLVEGDLAGGRLSYLNLVIRETLRLHAPLPFLLPRQCREPCEVMGYHIPEGTKVLLNAWALGRDDSYWEDAEAFKPERFEESGTAAMDFKGGHFEYLPFGSGRRMCPGVALGLANMELLLASLLYHFNWELPGGGRPQELDMSEAFGIAVSRKSKLVLRAMEHIRFEN; encoded by the coding sequence ATGGAGCCTGCAGCACTACCGTTGCTCTGGTCCGTTGTCCCCTTAATCATCGTACTCTTCTTACTTGTCATTAAAATCTACACCTCGTCTCCGGCGGGAAAGCGGCTGCCGCCGGGGCCATGGCAGCTGCCACTCGTAGGCAGCCTCCACCACTTCCTGCTGTCGCGCCATGGCGACCTGCCGCACCGTGTCCTGCGGGAGCTCTCTCGCAAGCACGTCCCGCTCATGCTGCTCCGCTTCGGTGCTGTGCCCACGCTGGTCGTCTCATCTGCCGAGGCTGCCAGGGAGGTCCTCAAGACGCATGACGCAGCCTTCGCCAGCCGCCACCTCACGCCAACGCTGGACATCTTCAGCCGCGGCGGCCAAGACATCCTCTTCTCCCCCTACGGTGACCTGTGGCGCCAGCTCCGCCGCATCTGCCTGCTCGAGCTCATGAGCGCACGCCGCGTCCTGTCCTTCCGCCACATCCGGGAAGACGAGGTCGCCGCCTTGATCGGCTACATCACAGACGAGTGCGCTCGCGGTGGCGGCTGCACGGTGGTAGAAATCGGCCAGCTGATCACCCGCACGGTCAACGACATCGTGGTGCGGTCGGCCGTCGGCGGACGATGCCCGCGGCGGGACGAGTTCCTGCACGTGCTCGACCGGTCGGTGAAGCTTGCCGGTGGCTTCAACCTGTCTGACCTCTACCCATCGTCAGCGCTGGCGCGCTGGCTCAGCGGCGCCCTCCGGGAGACCGAGCGGTGCAACCGCAAAGCGCGTGCGATTATGGACGATTTCATCCGCGAGCGCGTCGACGGTGCCGGCGAGAGCACGGAGGACCTTCTCGGGGTGCTGCTGAGGGTGCAGAAGGACGGTGGGGCGCAGTGCTCTCTGGACCTCACCACCGACATCATCACCACCGTGGTCCAAGAAATGTTCGTAGCCGGGAGCGAGACCTCGTCGACAACGCTGGAATGGGCCATGTCGGAGCTGGTGAGGAACCCGCGCGTTCTCCACAAGGCCCAGGCGGAGGTGCGAGAGGCACTCCATGGACGGAGCAAGCTAGTGGAGGGTGACCTCGCTGGCGGGCGGCTGAGCTACCTCAACTTGGTGATCAGGGAGACATTGCGGTTGCACGCACCGTTGCCCTTCCTGCTACCACGGCAGTGCCGGGAGCCATGCGAGGTGATGGGCTACCACATCCCCGAGGGTACAAAGGTTCTCTTGAACGCCTGGGCCTTGGGCAGGGACGATTCCTACTGGGAGGACGCTGAGGCGTTCAAGCCGGAGAGGTTCGAGGAGAGTGGCACCGCCGCCATGGACTTCAAGGGCGGCCACTTCGAGTATCTTCCCTTCGGGTCCGGCAGGAGGATGTGCCCAGGCGTGGCGCTCGGCCTCGCCAACATGGAGCTGCTGCTCGCCAGCCTCCTCTACCACTTCAACTGGGAGCTCCCCGGCGGCGGGAGACCGCAGGAGCTCGACATGTCTGAGGCGTTTGGCATCGCCGTCAGCAGGAAGTCCAAGCTCGTGTTGCGCGCTATGGAGCATATCAGGTTCGAAAATTAA
- the LOC119358541 gene encoding noroxomaritidine synthase 3-like — protein sequence MDWFVGALSLLCCFLLYYRHLQSKKTCKEEPTEWPLVGHLFGMIADLRRPNYHDWATVILAGTRHNFAGHTGLAGVRFFVTCDPSNVRHIFTSNFLNYPKGEEFAEIFDVLGHGIFNADGESWQRQRAKSQLLMAAPRFRSFSARCSRDKVEKSLLPFLAHAADAGARCDLHDVFLRLTFDMTCKLVFGVDPSCLQIGLPDVPFARAMDNVLETVILRHIIPPACWRLMYRYEVGPEKKMAVARRTIDRFAVDMIAKRRSDLNLHVDDIRESPDMLSSFICDGDPSYEFLRDTAVNLLLAGRDTTGTALSWFFYLLCKHPRVELRIRDELAPIAATKMVAAANDMAVFDVTELSNMVYLHAALCECLRLYPPVPFQHKVAAHSDVLPSGHQMKTGDKILVYSYSMGRMDGVWGKDCMEFRPERWIADDGKLRYEPSYKFIAFNTGPRTCLGKEVAFTQMKVVVAAMLWNFTVEAVPEHVVEPKLSIILHMKNGFAVTMKRRNVTDVQG from the coding sequence ATGGATTGGTTCGTAGGAGCCTTGTCTCTCCTTTGCTGCTTCCTCTTGTACTACCGTCATCTCCAGTCCAAGAAAACATGCAAGGAGGAGCCCACCGAATGGCCATTGGTGGGCCATCTTTTCGGCATGATCGCTGACCTGAGGCGACCGAATTACCATGACTGGGCCACCGTGATCCTCGCCGGCACACGCCACAACTTCGCAGGTCATACGGGGCTAGCCGGCGTCCGGTTCTTCGTCACCTGCGATCCGTCCAATGTGCGCCACATCTTCACGTCCAACTTCCTCAACTACCCCAAGGGCGAGGAATTCGCGGAGATCTTCGACGTCCTGGGCCACGGCATCTTCAACGCCGACGGTGAGTCTTGGCAGCGGCAGCGTGCCAAGTCCCAGCTCCTGATGGCCGCCCCCCGTTTCCGCTCTTTCTCTGCACGGTGCAGCCGTGACAAGGTGGAGAAGAGCCTCCTTCCATTCCTAGCGcacgctgctgacgccggcgcccGCTGTGACCTACACGACGTGTTCCTAAGGTTGACCTTTGACATGACCTGCAAACTCGTCTTCGGGGTCGACCCCAGCTGCCTGCAGATCGGCCTCCCCGATGTGCCCTTCGCTCGCGCCATGGACAACGTGCTGGAGACGGTCATCCTTCGGCACATCATCCCTCCGGCGTGCTGGAGGCTCATGTACCGGTATGAGGTCGGTCCAGAGAAGAAGATGGCCGTGGCTCGTAGGACCATCGACCGATTCGCCGTAGACATGATCGCCAAACGCAGATCCGATCTCAACCTCCACGTCGACGACATCCGCGAATCCCCCGACATGCTATCGTCCTTTATATGCGACGGTGACCCAAGCTACGAGTTCTTGCGTGACACTGCAGTGAACCTCCTGCTCGCCGGCCGGGACACCACCGGCACGGCGCTGTCGTGGTTCTTCTACCTCCTATGCAAGCACCCGCGCGTGGAGCTGAGGATCCGGGATGAGCTGGCGCCGATCGCAGCCACAAAGATGGTGGCCGCGGCCAACGACATGGCGGTGTTCGACGTGACCGAGCTGAGCAACATGGTGTACCTGCACGCGGCGCTGTGTGAGTGCCTTAGGCTTTACCCGCCCGTGCCCTTCCAGCACAAGGTGGCAGCGCACAGTGACGTGCTCCCAAGCGGCCACCAGATGAAGACCGGCGACAAGATACTCGTCTACTCCTACTCCATGGGGAGGATGGATGGCGTGTGGGGCAAGGACTGCATGGAGTTCAGGCCGGAGAGGTGGATCGCCGATGACGGAAAGCTGAGGTACGAGCCGTCTTACAAGTTCATCGCCTTTAACACCGGTCCCAGGACCTGCCTCGGCAAGGAAGTGGCCTTCACGCAGATGAAGGTCGTCGTCGCCGCCATGCTGTGGAACTTCACGGTTGAGGCCGTGCCGGAGCACGTCGTCGAACCAAAGCTGTCC